A genomic segment from Deltaproteobacteria bacterium encodes:
- a CDS encoding helix-turn-helix transcriptional regulator translates to EFALSRMLIEARTRAALTQAELAERMETTQSVVARLESGRIHPSTRTLERIARATGTRLRISFDPA, encoded by the coding sequence GGAATTCGCGTTGTCGCGCATGCTGATCGAGGCCCGCACGCGTGCCGCACTGACGCAGGCGGAGTTGGCCGAACGCATGGAGACGACACAATCGGTCGTAGCCCGCCTGGAGAGCGGCCGCATCCATCCGTCCACACGGACGCTGGAGAGGATCGCTCGCGCCACGGGGACCAGGCTTCGGATCAGTTTCGATCCCGCGTGA